A genome region from Penaeus monodon isolate SGIC_2016 chromosome 14, NSTDA_Pmon_1, whole genome shotgun sequence includes the following:
- the LOC119580581 gene encoding F-box/LRR-repeat protein 17-like: MTTDGANHKDTRTDGARHKDTRTDGARHKDTRTDGARHKDTRTDGARHKDTRTDGARHIDTRTDGAKHKDSRTDGAKHKDTRTTAPDTKAQGQTAPDTKTQGQTAPDTKTQRQTAPDTKTQGQTAPDTKTQGQTAPNTKTQRQTAPDTKTQGQTDIRGGRR; this comes from the coding sequence GACAGACGGCGCCAATCACAAAGACACAAGGACAGACGGCgccagacacaaagacacaaggACAGACGGCgccagacacaaagacacaaggACAGACGGCgccagacacaaagacacaaggACAGACGGCgccagacacaaagacacaaggACAGACGGCGCCAGACACATAGACACAAGGACAGACGGCGCCAAACACAAAGACTCAAGGACAGACGGCgccaaacacaaagacacaaggACAACGGCGCCAGACACAAAGGCACAAGGACAGACGGCgccagacacaaagacacaaggACAGACAGCgccagacacaaagacacaacgACAGACGGCgccagacacaaagacacaaggACAGACGGCgccagacacaaagacacaaggACAGACGGCgccaaacacaaagacacaacgACAGACGGCgccagacacaaagacacaaggACAGACGGACATCAGAGGCGGCCGGCGATAG